acgtcgcgacggcgcgtggcggtccgcgggggcggtagccatcggcgtcgtccacggcgcaGCGGGACCAggcgccatcctcggcgttTTACCCGCGGTGGCCCTGCGTCGCACGGAGCTCGTGTTCGGATACTTCGCCGGCTtctgcgtcgcgacggtggcgacgatgggcgccttcgcggcgtcgtacggCGAGGTCACCAGCCGGCTCGGCGCAGCGCACGGCTCGAGGGTGAGGTTCATCTTGTCGAACGTCAGCGCCGGGGCGTGTCTCGCGGTTGGCGTCGCGTGGATCGCGTtatcggcgtcggggcgcggcgcggagcccgaggcggtGTGAACGCGAGGTGGGGGGGGGGGGGACGCGTGGCGGTGTCGGAGCtggtgacgcgcgcgtggtgtagcggcgaacgcgacgtaGTGACTTGAACCGTGCCGGTTTTGGTCGCCAAATCTTCCTCACGCTGTCGCTAAGCGTCTTACTCGTAGTACAGGCCGAACACCATGCCGACGCAGTACACGCTGGCGTTCTCGTAAAAGTCGCTGGCGAAGTTATCCGTGGCGGTGTCCCACAGGCACCTGGACGCCAGCCTGAGCGCCTGCCCGGTCTTCTCCCCCACGGTGACCTGCACGACGAGCTTGTACCGCGAGTACCCCAGGTTCTTCACCCGCTCCTTGATCACGTCCGCCAGCTCCTTGGCGGTCTGCGCGCTCCGCAGCGGGTCGTACGTCGTGCCCTCCATGCGCTCCCGTATGGTATCGGTCAGAATCTTCTGCACGGGACCCCTCATGAACTTGTAGCCCTGTTttcacgtcgtcggcgcggggaagTCGCGGGGTCAGATCGTCGTCTGTTGTGTCTGTTCCTAAACGGGGGGGGGCGACgtgcgaacgcgcgcggagcgacggAGCGGGTTTTGGGGGTGCGACGCGGAACTCACCTCTCCGTACTGCTCGGGTTTCTGCCTGTACGTGTTCTGATACAGCTTGTTGGTGCCCGGGGGCAGCTCGGTGCCCTCCGGCACGACCTCGGGTTCCTCAGCCATGCTCCACCTCGGTAATTCTTCGCCAAATTAAGGTCTCTGCGGTTCTGCGACGCACTGCGctgcggcggctcgagcggaGGTTCGCGGGTGCGTCCACGAACGGTCGGCCGCGGTTCGACCGTGTAGCGCGACTAGACGGTGTcaagcggcgcgcgggggcgtctgCTCGTTCCCGCCCTGGGGGCCACCGCACCACGGCTCGACAAACAGCCTGGAGCACGAAAACCGCGGACGGGACTCGGTACATTCCCCTCGCTGCCGTTGGGaaaacgcgagcgcgcctgGCAACCGCGCGAACCGTCGATTCGCGGTTTAACGCGCCCCGCGTGTCCAGTCATCGAAAAATAGCGTTAGCGCCGTGGGCCTCCCCAGCTCCTCGCAGACCACGACGCGCGCTgtgggccgcggcgatcgagacccacgcacctcgcgcggcaCGCGACGCCGTAACCTCGGAACCGGATCCCCGGCCGAGATCCTGGCGTGACCGTGCCTTTGAAGGCGCGTCTTAGACGACGGAAGGGCACGCGCCCGGATCCTCGTGTTTTTCCCAACCCCTCGCGCGACCTGGAGAGGGCTGAGGGACGGGATCGGCGGGTGGGGTGAAGAGGCGTGAGAAGATCAGAGCTCGCGAACCATGGCGGCCATGGTtggaggcgccgcgctgaagaCGGTGATGTCGACGGCGGTCAACAGCCAAATCAGGGGATACAAGGAGAGGCGAGCCGAGGCCAAGTCTCAGGTTGACTGGGAGGATTA
The genomic region above belongs to Micromonas commoda chromosome 4, complete sequence and contains:
- the LC2 gene encoding outer arm dynein light chain 2 (Synonyms: ODA-LC2, ODA12), which encodes MAEEPEVVPEGTELPPGTNKLYQNTYRQKPEQYGEGYKFMRGPVQKILTDTIRERMEGTTYDPLRSAQTAKELADVIKERVKNLGYSRYKLVVQVTVGEKTGQALRLASRCLWDTATDNFASDFYENASVYCVGMVFGLYYE